A stretch of the Archangium violaceum genome encodes the following:
- a CDS encoding thioredoxin domain-containing protein, producing the protein MSKKANPPPPVPVRGALALLGLGLAQSALAIYQWMELISLRGGGTTSCGISEHVNCETVWNSPFASAVHGLFRMPVAGLGLVWGLVAVALSALYLVWRRNGYTVRPAVNGLRLTAAAGVLAVAVFAAASASAGALCPTCLVTYALTLAFAAVAWKGLPGPVMPLAGEWGRALQWAGGFAVAAYVALLGPGLKTPQATAADEKVAKMSSSAAPGSLEAYLGSLSPQEQQAVSNGLAQYRQDTPLAARSPARRLYGPTTAPVKMIEWTDSRCPHCKSLVEVLALMKKRIPEGKLSLEARQFPLDSECNPTMPPQATDGSGVRCVAAKAQICLESAPDFWVLREKLFAAQRSLTNRDAVLDILGSGSVPRSQLEACVASADTSQKLVEDIMFARQHDLHGTPLVVINGREAMANPAFLYALIMADGDANAEAFRVLPPPQAMQAHAH; encoded by the coding sequence ATGAGCAAGAAGGCCAATCCGCCCCCTCCCGTACCGGTCCGTGGTGCCCTGGCGCTGCTGGGACTGGGCCTCGCCCAGAGCGCGCTCGCCATCTACCAATGGATGGAGCTGATCTCCCTGCGCGGAGGTGGCACCACCAGCTGCGGCATCTCCGAGCATGTCAACTGCGAGACAGTGTGGAACTCGCCCTTCGCCAGCGCGGTGCACGGGCTGTTCCGCATGCCCGTGGCGGGGCTCGGCCTCGTGTGGGGCCTGGTCGCCGTGGCGCTCTCCGCGCTCTACCTGGTGTGGCGGCGCAACGGGTACACCGTGCGTCCCGCCGTCAATGGTCTGCGCCTGACGGCCGCGGCCGGTGTGCTGGCCGTCGCCGTCTTCGCCGCCGCCAGCGCGAGCGCCGGTGCGCTGTGCCCCACGTGTCTGGTCACCTACGCCCTCACGCTCGCCTTCGCCGCCGTGGCCTGGAAGGGCCTGCCCGGTCCCGTGATGCCGCTGGCCGGTGAGTGGGGCCGCGCCCTCCAGTGGGCCGGTGGCTTCGCCGTGGCCGCCTATGTCGCGCTGCTCGGGCCCGGTCTGAAGACTCCCCAGGCCACCGCCGCCGACGAGAAGGTCGCCAAGATGTCCTCCTCCGCGGCCCCCGGCTCGCTCGAGGCCTACCTGGGCTCCCTGTCCCCGCAGGAGCAGCAGGCCGTTTCCAACGGGCTCGCCCAGTACCGCCAGGATACGCCGCTGGCGGCCCGCTCTCCCGCGCGCCGTCTCTACGGGCCCACGACCGCGCCGGTGAAGATGATCGAGTGGACGGACAGCCGCTGCCCCCACTGCAAGTCCCTGGTGGAGGTGCTCGCCCTCATGAAGAAGCGCATCCCCGAGGGCAAGCTGTCGCTGGAGGCCCGCCAGTTCCCGCTCGACAGCGAGTGCAACCCCACCATGCCCCCGCAGGCCACCGACGGCTCGGGTGTGCGCTGCGTGGCCGCCAAGGCGCAGATCTGCCTCGAGTCCGCCCCCGACTTCTGGGTGCTGCGCGAGAAGCTCTTCGCCGCCCAGCGCTCGCTCACGAACCGTGACGCGGTGCTGGACATCCTCGGCTCCGGCTCGGTGCCCCGCTCGCAGCTCGAGGCGTGTGTCGCCAGCGCGGACACGAGCCAGAAGCTGGTGGAGGACATCATGTTCGCCCGGCAGCACGACCTGCACGGCACGCCGCTCGTGGTCATCAACGGCCGCGAGGCGATGGCCAACCCGGCCTTCCTGTACGCCCTCATCATGGCGGACGGGGACGCCAACGCCGAGGCCTTCCGCGTGCTGCCTCCGCCGCAGGCGATGCAGGCCCACGCGCACTGA
- a CDS encoding cupin domain-containing protein, translating into MDVRHLSDFLGFSAEKLQKHNLFKSERFFLDVYCLTPGQSQKPHTHASSDKVYLVLEGRCRFRIGADEASHGPGAALFAPAGVEHGVTNDGPDNARLLVLMTPPPEHA; encoded by the coding sequence ATGGATGTGAGACACCTGTCGGACTTCCTGGGCTTCTCCGCCGAGAAGCTCCAGAAGCACAACCTTTTCAAGTCGGAACGCTTCTTCCTGGACGTGTACTGCCTCACGCCCGGCCAGTCGCAGAAGCCCCACACGCACGCCTCCTCGGACAAGGTGTACCTCGTCCTCGAGGGGAGGTGCCGTTTCCGTATCGGCGCGGACGAGGCCTCCCATGGCCCCGGCGCCGCCCTCTTCGCACCCGCGGGCGTCGAGCACGGCGTCACCAATGACGGCCCCGACAACGCCCGCCTCCTCGTCCTGATGACCCCCCCTCCGGAGCACGCATGA
- a CDS encoding aminomethyltransferase family protein, with the protein MEPLSLHFLHEQAGAHFLEVNGREVVADYGDMEAEYRAAREAVALHDATYREALRITGEDRASFLHGMVTQEIKGLAAGAATYAAMLTVKGSMVADARVLRREADLLLDVEPGLGAKVRKFLEKFLISEDAELHDATSEQGVLRLLGPRTAELLGTALGGPFEPLPQNATRTATLAGQQVMLVGFTSLEPHGVDVLVPRGALEAVWKALVTAGEGFGVKPLGWRALETLRVEAGVPRYGQDMVDTTIPLEANLANAISYNKGCYIGQEVIARATFRGHMNRKLAGLLLGATEATPGTELKKDGKKVGWVTSVVRSPRKGQNVALGYVHRDHLEPGTVLTVGEGPAEATVSALPLT; encoded by the coding sequence ATGGAACCGCTGTCTCTGCATTTTCTTCACGAGCAGGCAGGAGCCCACTTCCTGGAAGTAAACGGCCGGGAGGTCGTGGCCGACTACGGGGACATGGAGGCGGAGTACCGGGCAGCCCGGGAAGCAGTGGCCCTCCATGATGCCACCTACCGGGAAGCGCTGCGGATAACCGGGGAGGACCGCGCAAGCTTCCTGCATGGGATGGTGACGCAGGAAATAAAAGGACTGGCCGCCGGGGCGGCCACCTACGCGGCGATGCTCACCGTGAAAGGTTCCATGGTGGCGGACGCCCGGGTCCTGCGCCGGGAGGCGGACCTGCTGCTGGACGTGGAGCCCGGGCTGGGCGCCAAGGTCCGGAAGTTCCTGGAGAAATTCCTCATCTCCGAGGACGCGGAGCTGCACGACGCCACGAGCGAGCAGGGGGTGCTGCGGCTGCTGGGCCCCCGGACGGCCGAGCTCCTGGGCACCGCGCTGGGCGGCCCCTTCGAGCCCCTGCCGCAGAACGCCACCCGGACGGCCACCCTGGCGGGCCAGCAGGTCATGCTGGTGGGATTCACCTCCCTGGAGCCCCACGGAGTGGACGTGCTGGTGCCGCGGGGCGCGCTGGAGGCGGTGTGGAAGGCGCTGGTGACGGCAGGCGAGGGCTTCGGAGTGAAGCCGCTCGGCTGGCGGGCGCTGGAGACGCTGCGGGTGGAGGCGGGGGTGCCGCGCTACGGCCAGGACATGGTGGACACCACCATTCCGCTGGAGGCGAACCTCGCGAACGCCATCTCGTACAACAAGGGGTGCTACATCGGGCAGGAGGTGATCGCGCGAGCCACCTTCCGAGGGCACATGAACCGGAAGCTGGCGGGCCTGCTGCTGGGGGCGACCGAGGCGACGCCCGGCACCGAGCTGAAGAAGGATGGAAAGAAGGTGGGCTGGGTGACCAGCGTGGTGCGCTCGCCGCGGAAGGGGCAGAACGTGGCGCTGGGGTACGTGCACCGGGACCACCTGGAGCCGGGGACGGTACTGACGGTGGGTGAAGGCCCGGCCGAGGCCACCGTATCGGCCCTGCCCCTGACCTGA